The following nucleotide sequence is from Roseivirga sp. BDSF3-8.
TTCCTTTTAGAGTATTAATTTCACTATGCTGGGATATTCATTTGCTTTTCAGTCTTTTAACTTATTTTTCAAATTAGGATTCTTATTTAAGTTTTTCTTCTTTTGATTCTGAAATCGGCCAGATTTGGCCAATAGACTATTATTTGTATCGAATTATCAACAAACTTAAAATATGGTGAAATGAAAAGATACACTAAACATCTCCGGAGGGTATCCTATCTTTTTCCAGCTATTGTCTTATTACTTTTGGGTACACAGGCTACTGCTACTTCTCAGTCAGGAGGGAAAGGAGCCTATACCCCGGTACCTGGAAAAACAGACTACAAGGAAGTAAACTATGTGGTTATCGGAGTATTTGAGTTTTCTGATAATGCCGGCAGGTTTATGAGTGCTGTAGAAAATCAAGGGTTTAAACCTGATTACTTTTTCTTCCCTCCCAAGCAATACTACTATGTATACGTGTCCCAAGAGCAGGACTTTGAAAAGGCCAGACAGGAAGTACTACAGCTAAGAGAAAAAAATGGCTTTGAAGAAACCTGGGTGTTCAACCCCCATATGATTGGTTACATGGGTGACAACCAGCCCGACCCTGCCGATGACCAGTGGACTGAAGAGGCTCGTTCTGAAAAAAATGAACCGGAAGAGAAGAGAGAAGAGCCTGAAGAGACTGCTATGACAGATGATTCAGCGGCTAATAAAGACCTGCCTGCTTCTCTTGGTAATATGTCAGCGGCGAACCTTGACTCAGAAAATCACCTTGTTGTAGAAGAGGACGTAGAGGGTATTTATAAAATATATACAGACGTTAACCGTTTGAATGACCAGGTCGATATATCCACCGAAGTAGAACTGATCGATAATGTACGGGCAAAAGCCATAGGGACATTGCCCGCTCATGAAGTAAAGGTGGTGAAAGACCCTGAAAATGGGGCGAGAAGCCTTCAACTGGTGGCCCAGCCATTCGGGTACAGAAGGATGATCCATACGCTGAATCTCGATGAACCTGTGTCTGATGATAATGAAGAATTTGTTCAGGTTGATGGAGGTGTAATCTATGTTAACTTCCCTCTGGAAAGGCTTAAGAAAGATGATAAGGTCATTATGTATAAGGTCTTCTTCCAGAATGATGCAGCCATCCTTCGTCCGGAAAGCAAATATGAAGTAAATGCCCTTCTGGAAATGATGAAGGAAAACGAAGACTATGAGATCAAGCTGCATGGTCATACGAATGGTAATAGTGCAGGAAAGATCATCAGATTGGGCGAAGGTAGCCGCGACTACTTTACCATGGACAACTCTGTGGAAGAAGGCTGGGGCAGTGCCAAGCAACTAAGCAAGGAAAGAGCAGAAACTATCAAGCGCTTTCTAGTAGACAATGGAGTGGATGAAAGCCGTATCCAGGTAAAAGGCTGGGGTGGCAAACAGATGATATTTGATAAAAACTCTTCCTCCGCCAAGAAAAATATCAGAGTAGAGGTAGAGGTGCTTAAGGATTAAACTTAGGGAGATGTGATTACTGAAAATGCCTTCCTGGATTATCTTTCAGGAAGGCTTTCCAGCTTTTAGAGGGGCTGTTTCCGCGGCCATTCTGAAAGTTATGACAAACCGCAACCGCCAGAGCATCCGTAGCATCCAGAAGCTTTGGCTGTTCAGTGAAGCCCAGTAGCTTTTTAAGCATTTCAGCTACCTGCTCTTTACTGGCATTACCATTGCCTGTTACCGATTGCTTTACCTTTTTTGGCGCATATTCGGTAATAGGTATTTCACGGGAAAGGGCTGCAGCCATAGCCACCCCTTGGGCTCGTCCAAGTTTTAGCATTGACTGTACGTTTTTGCCATAGAATGGCGCCTCCAGAGCTACCTCATCCGGGCAGTGCTCATCAAGTAGGCTTGCCACCCTGTCAAAGATCTTCTTTAGTTTTAGCTCATGCTGACTATATTTGCTAAGGTGGATTACACCAAACTGTAACAAAGACATGCGGTTACCCTTAACGATTATGATGCCATAGCCCATCACCGTAGTGCCCGGATCCAGGCCAAGTATGATTTTCTCTTTTGAGCCCGATGACTCCCTGGCAGATGGTTTTTGAGTAAACATCTATGCAATATACTCAGCTACTTGCAGCAGACAAAAAAAGCAGTTTCCCCACCTGGTATAAGGTGGTGGGCAGTGTGGTTATGGCTCTGGCTGTAGCTGGTCTGATCTGGTGGCAGTTTTCCTCTTACGGATCCAGTTTAGGAAAAGTTCATGAGGTGTGGGCGGGCATGTCACTGGTATCCTCGTGGTATGTATGGGCGATATGCGTAATCCTTATGGTGATTAACTGGTCGGCAGAGGCCGGTAAGTGGCATTATCTTGCCAGGCGCGTTACGCCATTGTCATTTTTTGAGGCCTTCAGAGGTGTCCTTTCCGGCTTGAGCCTTAATGCCGTACTACCTCACTTTCTGGGGGACTATGCTGGGCGAATTTCGGCAGTTAAACATAGGCATAGATTCCGGCTGGTAGGGGGGCTATGGATCGGTCATGTAACCCAGATGGCAATTACATGCTTTGCAGGGGCATATGGCTTAGCATTATTCATAAATTACTATTTCCCGCATTTTCCTGTAGTATCTATTGCTGTCGCAGGTGTAGCCATAACCCTACTTAGTTTAGCTCTGATCATGAGCTCCCTCCCCCGATTTATCAGAATATTCGGCCGGAGTAAAGCCGGACTGTTTCTAAAGACAGCTCATCAGTTCGATAAATCAGACTGGGTGGTAGCGCTTGCTTTTAGTGCCGCACGCTACATTTGCTTTTCACTGCAGTTTCTTCTGCTACTAAACCTGCTCGGGCTTCAATTATCATTGCACCTTCAGATAGCTGGTATCACCTGGGTCTATTTAATTAAATCCTGGGCTCCGGCCATAAATATTGTGGCAGACCTGGGTATCAGAGAGGTGGCCGCCCTGGCTTTTTTTCCATTATTCGGGGCTGACCCAGCCATAATTGTAGCCTCCGGCCTAAGTGTTTGGTTTTTAAACCTTTTTGTGCCAGGTATTATAGGCGCAGCCAGTCTTATTCGTATGCCTGCATGCCGCTAATTCTGATTATCTGGCTTCCTCTGTTTTTATTGTATACGTTCCTGATTTTGTATGCATCATTCAGATGGCGCACCTTGCCGGAGGTAGTTCCGTCTCCTGCAGAACGCCATTTGGACTTAACGGTGATCATACCCGCAAGAAATGAGGCTGAAGGCATTATTTCATTACTAAACGATCTTGCCTTACAAGACTATCCTGACAGCCACTATGAGGTAATTGTAGTGGATGATTATTCAGAAGATGATACATTTGATCTGGTGGTACAGTACATTTCCCAATCAGACAAGAACGTAAGAATCTTGTCAGTATCAGATAGCCCGTTTAATATTTCCTCTCCAAAAAAGAACGCCCTGGCTTATGGTATCTCCAGGGCCAGAGGTACTCATATTGTTACAACTGATGCAGATTGCCGGGTAGGTAATAGTTGGTTATCTATTCATAACCAGTTGCTTTCCCGGGAAAGATGTAAAATGGTTGCTGGTCCGGTTTACTATACCGCAGAGGACAGTTTTCTTCAAAAAGCCCAGGGAT
It contains:
- a CDS encoding lysylphosphatidylglycerol synthase domain-containing protein, producing the protein MQYTQLLAADKKSSFPTWYKVVGSVVMALAVAGLIWWQFSSYGSSLGKVHEVWAGMSLVSSWYVWAICVILMVINWSAEAGKWHYLARRVTPLSFFEAFRGVLSGLSLNAVLPHFLGDYAGRISAVKHRHRFRLVGGLWIGHVTQMAITCFAGAYGLALFINYYFPHFPVVSIAVAGVAITLLSLALIMSSLPRFIRIFGRSKAGLFLKTAHQFDKSDWVVALAFSAARYICFSLQFLLLLNLLGLQLSLHLQIAGITWVYLIKSWAPAINIVADLGIREVAALAFFPLFGADPAIIVASGLSVWFLNLFVPGIIGAASLIRMPACR
- the ruvC gene encoding crossover junction endodeoxyribonuclease RuvC, which codes for MFTQKPSARESSGSKEKIILGLDPGTTVMGYGIIIVKGNRMSLLQFGVIHLSKYSQHELKLKKIFDRVASLLDEHCPDEVALEAPFYGKNVQSMLKLGRAQGVAMAAALSREIPITEYAPKKVKQSVTGNGNASKEQVAEMLKKLLGFTEQPKLLDATDALAVAVCHNFQNGRGNSPSKSWKAFLKDNPGRHFQ
- a CDS encoding OmpA family protein, which encodes MKRYTKHLRRVSYLFPAIVLLLLGTQATATSQSGGKGAYTPVPGKTDYKEVNYVVIGVFEFSDNAGRFMSAVENQGFKPDYFFFPPKQYYYVYVSQEQDFEKARQEVLQLREKNGFEETWVFNPHMIGYMGDNQPDPADDQWTEEARSEKNEPEEKREEPEETAMTDDSAANKDLPASLGNMSAANLDSENHLVVEEDVEGIYKIYTDVNRLNDQVDISTEVELIDNVRAKAIGTLPAHEVKVVKDPENGARSLQLVAQPFGYRRMIHTLNLDEPVSDDNEEFVQVDGGVIYVNFPLERLKKDDKVIMYKVFFQNDAAILRPESKYEVNALLEMMKENEDYEIKLHGHTNGNSAGKIIRLGEGSRDYFTMDNSVEEGWGSAKQLSKERAETIKRFLVDNGVDESRIQVKGWGGKQMIFDKNSSSAKKNIRVEVEVLKD